In the Brachyhypopomus gauderio isolate BG-103 chromosome 4, BGAUD_0.2, whole genome shotgun sequence genome, one interval contains:
- the LOC143512733 gene encoding uncharacterized protein LOC143512733 → MASFDLSVFVLSPSYELLDRCRKVDLLSIADFFDVVIPRSATKRDIRKLLESSLVERGVLPVAEEVPGIALGLAQSTDPAGAESEAVVSPRMGPRSSPMFDPRMEIKLKELELEIKIQEREAESLRLRALQIDAEKEVTLKRLSMGLERPLPQPRKAASPTPTSPAPLATPVPKPRSIHLSGNPTVPVSVAERFDISRQISMVPTFRENEVDAYFAIFERIATTLSWPRAVWPLLLQCKLVGKAQDVCSSLSLEQSVDYDTVKAAVLRAYELVPEAYRQNFRQLKKKPTQTHVEFAREKTVLFDKWCSASDVTSLQQLKELVLIEEFKNCLPDSVVMYLNEHKVSTLSNAAICADEFVLTHRTVFTTPVLRSESTSHSLRSRTSVSPVATEAPAPPDSRECFYCHVQGHIIANCPALKKKNARSAKKVHCTNIKVPSSSADSVFEPFLFDGTVSLCESDPARKTITGLRDTGAAVSLLLDTVLPLSEDTYTGQDVLVQGIELGVRRLPLHNIYLHMEGIAGMIRVAVSPALPVSGVSFILGNDIAGSSIFPLPIVVDRPSESISSSMASDSPAVYPACVLTRAQARKAGSTVSLVDTFMCDPPVSQPVDSDTLVLSPPSPITDVNRDALVAAQKLDKTLLQYFNLAEKKSGTPKQQQRYSIRDGVLIRTWSPSNATDGWDAIHQIVVPTSFRSHVLQLAHEHPLSGHLGIRKTVKRILSHFFWPSLSSDVARFCHSCHTCQLVGKPNQVIPPAPLCPIPVVGEPFERLLVDCVGPLPKTRSGNSYLLTLMCATTRFPEAIPLRSLKSKVIVKALIKFCTTFGIPKCIQSDQGSNFMSKLFEQVVKELDIEHKVSSAYHPESQGALERFHQTFKTMLRTFCHDCDKDWDEGVPLLLFAIRDTVQDSTGYSPNTLLFGRTVRGPLRLLYERWLGAPQSTSTQPVCDFVETLRKRLSTVREIASRNLKSVQADMKIRYDQKAVDRSFKVGDRVLVLLPIPGSPLCTRFSGPYMVKAKTSPTNYILATPDRRRKSRLCHINLLKPYIDRHQPDSLTQSEASVISTVPVAVTAKVPPSEYVPEQDDLRIGRNCVPCARLPNSLALQTLPQKVAHLPTEAQTDVISLIHTYPSLFSDVPTRTSVLQHDILIDSPAPIRQHPYRVNPHKRSLLRKETDYLLEHGLAVPSISPWCSPCLLVPKPDGTFRLCTDYRKVNAVTVPDSYPMPRMEDCIDRIGSARFVSKLDLLKGYWQVPLTTRASDISAFATPDQFLQYTVMPFGLRNAPSTFQRLMNMVLGDVQNCEVYLDDVVIYTSSWAHHIQVLDNVFRKLQDASLVLNMEKCDFGKGEIIYLGKVVGNGTVRPLNAKVDAICAFPAPETRRHLRRFLGMAGYYRCFCPNFSDVVAPMSNLLCKNVPFVWSPACQRSFEAVKSLLISAPVLAAPDYDRPFKLEVDASGTGIGAVLVQEDMFGVDHPTCYFSRKFNKHQLAYSTIEKEALALLLALQHFEVYLGGSAHPITVFTDHNPLVFLQRMANANQRLMRWSLIVQGFNIHIVHKRGLDNVVADALSRCC, encoded by the coding sequence ATGGCTTCATTTgacctgtctgtgtttgttcttAGCCCATCATATGAGCTGTTAGATCGTTGCCGTAAGGTTGATCTGTTGTCTATAGCTGATTTTTTTGATGTGGTTATACCTCGCTCTGCTACCAAGAGGGACATTAGGAAGCTGCTAGAGTCATCTCTAGTAGAACGTGGTGTGCTGCCTGTGGCTGAGGAAGTTCCAGGTATTGCACTTGGTTTGGCCCAGAGCACAGACCCAGCTGGAGCTGAATCAGAAGCTGTGGTTAGTCCTAGGATGGGACCTAGGAGTTCTCCCATGTTTGATCCACGTATGGAGATAAAATTGAAAGAGTTGGAGTTGGAGATCAAGATACAGGAACGCGAGGCAGAGTCGTTACGACTGCGGGCTTTGCAAATAGATGCGGAAAAGGAGGTGACACTTAAAAGGCTGAGTATGGGTCTGGAGAGACCCCTACCACAACCTCGAAAGGCCGCCTCCCCAACGCCGACTAGCCCTGCTCCTCTGGCTACACCTGTACCTAAGCCCCGTTCCATTCATCTTTCCGGTAACCcaactgttcctgtgtctgttgctGAACGTTTTGACATCAGTAGACAGATTAGCATGGTCCCTACCTTCAGAGAAAATGAGGTTGATGCATATTTTGCAATATTTGAGCGCATTGCTACCACACTAAGTTGGCCAAGAGCAGTATGGCCTCTACTCCTGCAATGTAAGCTAGTGGGAAAAGCCCAAGATGTGTGTTCATCTCTTTCACTTGAGCAGAGTGTAGACTATGACACTGTGAAAGCTGCTGTACTAAGAGCATATGAACTTGTGCCAGAAGCCTACCGTCAGAACTTTAGACAATTGAAgaaaaaacccacacagacacatgtagaATTTGCCAGAGAAAAGACTGTATTATTTGACAAATGGTGTTCTGCTAGTGATGTGACTTCCCTGCAACAGCTCAAGGAGCTAGTTCTGATTGAAGAATTTAAAAATTGTTTGCCAGATAGTGTTGTGATGTATTTGAATGAGCATAAAGTTAGTACGTTGTCGAATGCTGCCATCTGTGCTGATGAGTTTGTGTTAACTCATAGAACTGTCTTTACGACACCTGTTCTCCGCAGTGAGTCTACTTCTCACTCCCTTCGCTCAAGGACTTCGGTGAGTCCTGTAGCTACCGAAGCACCTGCCCCTCCGGACTCGCGTGAATGTTTCTATTGCCATGTGCAAGGACACATAATAGCGAACTGTCCAGCTCTTAAGAAGAAAAATGCACGTTCAGCTAAAAAGGTACATTGCACAAATATTAAGGTCCCTTCTTCCAGTGCTGACTCTGTATTTGAGCCCTTTTTATTTGATGGTACAGTTTCCCTATGTGAGTCTGATCCAGCACGCAAAACCATCACAGGTCTGCGTGATACCGGCGCTGCAGTGTCCCTTCTGTTGGATACAGTATTGCCCTTGTCAGAGGACACATACACTGGCCAAGATGTCTTAGTTCAAGGCATTGAATTAGGAGTTCGTAGGCTTCCTTTACACAACATTTACCTCCACATGGAAGGTATCGCTGGCATGATACGTGTAGCTGTTAGTCCTGCCTTACCGGTGAGTGGTGTTTCGTTCATTCTCGGGAATGATATCGCAGGTAGCAGTATATTTCCTTTACCCATAGTGGTTGATCGCCCTTCAGAGAGCATATCTAGTTCCATGGCAAGTGATTCTCCTGCAGTTTATCCTGCTTGTGTTTTGACTCGTGCCCAGGCACGTAAGGCCGGGTCCACAGTGTCATTGGTTGATACCTTTATGTGTGATCCCCCGGTCTCCCAACCTGTTGACTCAGACACTCTTGTTTTGTCTCCTCCGTCCCCTATAACAGATGTGAATAGGGATGCTTTAGTGGCTGCACAGAAGTTGGACAAAACCCTCTTGCAATACTTCAACCTTGCAGAGAAAAAGTCCGGTACCCCAAAACAGCAGCAACGTTACTCCATACGAGATGGGGTATTGATAAGAACTTGGTCTCCGTCTAATGCTACTGATGGGTGGGATGCTATACATCAAATTGTTGTTCCCACATCTTTTCGGTCACACGTGTTGCAGTTGGCCCATGAACATCCACTGTCTGGTCACTTGGGTATTCGTAAAACTGTTAAGCGTATCCTATCGCATTTCTTTTGGCCTTCTCTGAGTAGCGATGTGGCTCGTTTCTGTCACTCTTGTCACACTTGTCAATTGGTAGGAAAACCCAACCAAGTGATCCCTCCTGCCCCGCTGTGCCCAATACCGGTTGTTGGAGAACCATTCGAGAGACTGTTAGTAGACTGTGTAGGACCCCTACCTAAAACTCGTTCAGGTAATTCGTACCTTCTTACCTTAATGTGTGCCACGACTAGATTTCCTGAGGCAATACCCTTGCGTTCCTTGAAATCCAAAGTGATTGTCAAGGCCTTGATAAAATTTTGCACTACTTTTGGCATTCCGAAATGCATACAGTCAGACCAAGGCTCTAACTTCATGTCTAAGCTCTTTGAACAAGTGGTTAAGGAATTGGACATAGAACATAAAGTATCAAGCGCTTATCATCCAGAATCTCAAGGAGCATTGGAAAGGTTTCATCAGACCTTTAAGACAATGCTGAGGACCTTTTGTCATGACTGTGACAAAGACTGGGATGAGGGTGTTCCGTTATTGCTATTTGCTATCCGTGACACTGTACAGGACTCAACAGGTTATAGTCCTAACACCTTGCTTTTTGGTAGAACAGTCCGTGGTCCCCTTAGACTTCTGTACGAACGATGGCTGGGTGCTCCTCAGTCTACATCAACTCAGCCTGTTTGTGATTTTGTTGAAACCCTCCGTAAACGGTTAAGCACTGTTCGTGAGATTGCCAGCAGGAACTTGAAATCTGTACAAGCCGACATGAAAATTCGTTATGACCAGAAAGCAGTTGACCGTTCATTTAAGGTTGGTGATCGTGTGCTTGTACTTTTGCCCATTCCAGGATCTCCCCTTTGTACCAGATTTTCAGGTCCATATATGGTTAAGGCGAAAACCTCTCCCACTAATTACATTTTGGCTACGCCTGATCGTCGACGAAAGTCACGTCTTTGTCATATAAACCTGTTGAAACCCTACATTGATCGCCACCAGCCAGATAGTTTGACCCAATCTGAGGCCTCTGTGATTTCTACGGTACCTGTCGCTGTGACTGCCAAGGTACCTCCTAGTGAGTATGTACCTGAGCAAGATGACTTGCGGATAGGTCGTAATTGTGTGCCCTGTGCTCGCCTCCCAAACTCCTTAGCCTTACAAACCCTGCCACAGAAAGTAGCGCACCTTCCTACAGAAGCTCAGACTGATGTGATCTCGCTGATCCACACATACCCTAGTTTGTTCTCTGATGTTCCTACTCGCACGTCTGTGCTACAACATGACATACTCATAGATTCTCCTGCCCCTATTAGGCAGCACCCATACAGAGTAAATCCACACAAACGCTCCCTGTTGAGAAAAGAGACTGACTATCTTTTAGAACATGGTTTGGCTGTCCCTAGTATTAGTCCGTGgtgttccccatgtctgttgGTGCCCAAGCCCGATGGTACTTTTCGATTGTGCACAGACTACCGTAAGGTTAATGCTGTCACCGTCCCGGACTCTTATCCAATGCCCAGGATGGAGGACTGTATTGACCGCATAGGTTCTGCTCGTTTTGTCTCTAAGCTTGATTTATTGAAGGGGTATTGGCAAGTCCCGTTGACAACTCGTGCTTCAGACATCTCTGCCTTTGCTACGCCTGACCAATTTTTACAGTATACAGTCATGCCTTTTGGTCTTAGAAACGCCCCATCCACGTTTCAACGCTTAATGAATATGGTTTTGGGTGACGTGCAAAACTGTGAAGTATACTTGGATGATGTTGTGATTTACACTTCTTCTTGGGCCCACCACATCCAAGTTTTGGATAATGTCTTTAGGAAATTGCAGGATGCTTCCCTAGTGTTGAATATGGAGAAATGTGACTTTGGTAAAGGGGAAATCATATACTTGGGTAAGGTAGTTGGTAATGGTACCGTGCGTCCTCTGAATGCCAAGGTGGATGCTATATGTGCATTCCCTGCACCAGAAACGAGGCGCCACCTACGGCGGTTCCTAGGAATGGCTGGCTATTACCGCTGTTTCTGTCCAAACTTTTCCGATGTTGTGGCACCCATGTCAAACTTGTTGTGCAAAAATGTTCCTTTTGTCTGGTCCCCTGCCTGTCAGAGATCCTTTGAGGCTGTGAAGTCCTTACTGATAAGTGCACCTGTGCTTGCTGCACCAGATTATGACCGACCATTTAAACTGGAGGTTGATGCTAGTGGTACTGGCATTGGTGCTGTGTTGGTGCAAGAGGACATGTTTGGAGTGGATCATCCTACATGTTACTTTTCTCGTAAGTTCAACAAACACCAACTAGCCTATAGTACCATCGAGAAAGAAGCCCTAGCCCTTCTCTTAGCCCTTCAGCATTTTGAAGTTTATCTCGGTGGCAGTGCTCACCCCATCACTGTGTTTACCGACCATAATCCGTTGGTTTTTCTGCAGCGCATGGCCAATGCAAACCAAAGGCTAATGCGTTGGTCTCTTATTGTCCAAGGTTTTAACATCCACATTGTGCACAAAAGAGGCCTCGATAATGTGGTGGCTGATGCCCTGTCCAGGTGCTGCTGA